The proteins below are encoded in one region of Ricinus communis isolate WT05 ecotype wild-type chromosome 6, ASM1957865v1, whole genome shotgun sequence:
- the LOC8260129 gene encoding U11/U12 small nuclear ribonucleoprotein 31 kDa protein: MVKNKRNRDDDDDDTFYYRYSSTSTSTLSSLNQKNPKSKSNGSGGLAPSKSTVYVSNLDYSLTNSDLHTLFSTFGKIARVTVLKDKQSRQSKGVAFIQFVSRDDAVSAAKQMDKKILNGRTLSASIASDNGRAAEFIKKRVYKDKSRCYECGEIGHLSYECPKNQLGPRERPVAVEKRGRRGGCGRGTGGGGGLRRGAGGDDGEEEEEEEENGFEEEENWASVVDGGADERLLKREGESNVVDRKRVKKASYFSDESDEEE, from the coding sequence atggtGAAGAATAAACGCAATAGGGACGACGACGACGACGATACGTTCTATTACCGCTATTCCTCCACCTCCACTTCCACCTTATCGTCATTAAACCAAAAGAACCCTAAATCCAAATCCAACGGTTCAGGAGGCCTAGCACCATCAAAATCAACGGTTTACGTATCAAACCTAGATTACTCCCTCACAAACTCCGACCTCCACACTCTCTTCTCTACTTTCGGGAAGATTGCCAGAGTCACCGTCCTTAAAGACAAGCAATCGCGACAGTCAAAAGGCGTCGCCTTTATTCAATTCGTTTCTAGGGACGATGCCGTATCAGCAGCAAAACAGATGGACAAAAAAATCCTCAACGGACGTACACTCTCTGCTTCAATCGCCTCCGACAACGGCAGGGCGGCGGAGTTTATAAAGAAAAGGGTTTATAAAGATAAGAGTAGGTGTTATGAGTGTGGAGAGATTGGGCATTTGTCTTATGAGTGTCCCAAAAATCAATTGGGACCCAGAGAAAGGCCAGTGGCGGTCGAGAAGCGAGGCCGGAGAGGTGGCTGTGGTCGTGGTactggtggtggtggtggtctTCGTCGTGGTGCTGGTGGTGATGATggggaggaggaggaggaggaggaggagaatGGGTTTGAGGAGGAGGAGAATTGGGCGTCAGTGGTGGATGGAGGGGCGGACGAGAGGTTGTTGAAGAGGGAAGGGGAGAGTAATGTAGTGGACAGGAAGAGAGTGAAGAAAGCTAGTTACTTCAGTGATGAGAGTGATGAGGAGGAGTGA